From a region of the Deinococcus terrestris genome:
- the fni gene encoding type 2 isopentenyl-diphosphate Delta-isomerase, protein MTESGDIQTRKLRHLDACLRPESQYAGVSTGLTAVPWPYRALPELDLGGVDLGTSFLGRPLAAPVLIGAMTGGAERAGTINRNLARAASRLGLGMMLGSQRVMLERPEAAVSFQVRDVAPDILLVGNLGAAQFGLGYGAAEAIRAVREVGADALAIHLNPLQEAMQAGGDTRWAGLAARLTEVVPSLPFPVVLKEVGHGLDAATIRAVRGAGFAAYDVAGAGGTSWARVEQLVRFGEVRSPELCELGVPTARALREARREAPGTPLIASGGIRTGLDAARALALGAQVVAVARPLLEPALESAEAAEAWLAGFIHELRVALFVGGYASVEAAQGTAVFLD, encoded by the coding sequence GTGACCGAGAGCGGGGACATCCAGACGCGCAAGCTGCGCCACCTCGACGCCTGCCTGCGCCCCGAGAGCCAGTACGCGGGGGTGTCCACCGGCCTTACGGCGGTGCCGTGGCCCTACCGGGCGCTGCCGGAGCTGGACCTGGGGGGGGTGGACCTGGGCACGTCCTTCCTGGGTCGCCCGCTCGCCGCCCCCGTCCTGATCGGCGCGATGACGGGCGGGGCGGAGAGGGCGGGGACGATCAATCGAAATCTGGCGCGGGCGGCCTCGCGGCTGGGCCTGGGGATGATGCTGGGCTCGCAGCGGGTGATGCTGGAGCGGCCGGAAGCGGCCGTCAGCTTTCAGGTGCGGGACGTGGCGCCCGACATCCTGCTGGTCGGCAATCTGGGGGCGGCGCAGTTCGGGCTGGGCTACGGCGCCGCCGAGGCCATCCGGGCCGTCCGCGAGGTAGGCGCTGATGCCCTCGCCATTCACCTCAACCCCTTGCAGGAGGCGATGCAGGCGGGGGGCGATACCCGCTGGGCAGGGCTGGCGGCCCGGCTGACAGAGGTGGTGCCCTCTTTGCCCTTCCCTGTGGTGCTCAAGGAGGTCGGGCACGGGCTGGACGCGGCGACGATTCGGGCAGTGCGGGGCGCCGGATTCGCCGCCTACGACGTGGCCGGGGCGGGGGGCACGAGTTGGGCACGGGTCGAGCAGCTCGTGCGCTTCGGGGAAGTGCGCTCGCCGGAGCTGTGTGAGCTGGGGGTGCCCACCGCGCGGGCGCTGCGGGAGGCCCGGCGGGAGGCGCCCGGCACGCCGCTGATCGCGTCCGGCGGCATCCGCACCGGCCTGGACGCGGCCCGCGCTCTCGCGCTGGGAGCACAGGTCGTCGCAGTGGCCCGCCCCCTGCTGGAGCCTGCGCTGGAGAGCGCGGAGGCGGCCGAGGCGTGGCTGGCGGGCTTCATCCACGAGCTGCGGGTCGCCCTGTTCGTGGGCGGGTATGCCAGCGTGGAGGCGGCGCAGGGAACGGCCGTGTTCCTGGACTGA
- the alr gene encoding alanine racemase, protein MQSRAVALMSESALAGNLTALARRAGVPLLLPVKANAYGHGLAEVVAVAARHPDVWGFAVAVPQEAAALADLAPGKPILLLTPPTPEEVRPLADLGVRLPVASLAQAEALPDHARAHLKVDTGMNRLGARPEEAVEIGRRLAERGLLEGAYTHFATADEPDLSFAHEQLARFASVLAALPPVLAHAANGGGVLSFGPLPGMGLARPGLAAYGYAPPHLRDRAPLTPVMTLRARVTHVHTAHAGESVSYGGLWRASRETTVATVGVGYADGYPRNATGHAEVLVAGERRPVLGRICMDQMMVDVTGLPVRVGDWVEVWGAGEITVSDVATWGGTIEYEVLTGVGARVERRAAP, encoded by the coding sequence ATGCAGTCCCGCGCCGTGGCCCTGATGTCCGAATCTGCCCTCGCGGGCAACCTCACGGCCCTCGCGCGGCGAGCGGGGGTGCCGCTGCTGCTGCCCGTCAAGGCGAACGCTTACGGGCACGGCCTGGCCGAGGTCGTGGCGGTGGCCGCCCGGCACCCCGACGTGTGGGGATTCGCGGTCGCGGTGCCGCAGGAGGCCGCCGCCCTCGCGGACCTCGCCCCCGGCAAGCCCATCCTGCTGCTGACCCCCCCCACCCCGGAGGAGGTCCGGCCCCTCGCGGACCTCGGCGTGCGCCTGCCCGTCGCCTCGCTCGCCCAGGCTGAGGCCCTGCCCGACCACGCCCGCGCTCACCTCAAGGTGGATACCGGGATGAACCGCCTGGGCGCGAGGCCGGAGGAGGCGGTGGAGATCGGCCGCCGCCTCGCCGAGCGGGGGTTGCTGGAGGGCGCCTACACCCACTTTGCCACCGCCGACGAACCGGACCTCTCCTTCGCGCACGAGCAGCTTGCCCGGTTCGCATCGGTGCTTGCTGCCCTGCCCCCGGTCCTCGCGCACGCGGCGAACGGGGGCGGAGTGCTGAGTTTCGGGCCGCTCCCCGGTATGGGGCTGGCCCGGCCCGGCCTCGCCGCCTACGGCTACGCGCCGCCCCACCTGCGGGACCGGGCGCCGCTGACCCCGGTGATGACCCTGCGGGCGCGGGTGACGCACGTGCACACCGCCCACGCGGGCGAGAGCGTGAGCTACGGCGGGCTGTGGCGGGCCAGCCGCGAGACCACCGTGGCGACCGTCGGCGTGGGCTACGCGGACGGCTACCCCCGCAATGCTACCGGGCACGCCGAGGTCCTCGTCGCGGGCGAACGCCGCCCGGTCCTGGGCCGCATCTGCATGGACCAGATGATGGTGGACGTGACCGGGCTGCCCGTGCGGGTGGGCGACTGGGTGGAGGTCTGGGGCGCGGGCGAGATCACGGTTTCGGACGTGGCGACGTGGGGCGGCACCATCGAATACGAGGTGCTGACCGGCGTAGGGGCACGGGTGGAGCGCCGCGCCGCGCCGTAG
- a CDS encoding DMT family transporter, whose protein sequence is MKLSPAGLILTAAVLWGLLGILGKGAQGAGVGALEVAFWRAALGGGLFALHAGLTRADLPRGRDLGATVLFGLVGVSVFYGAYQLAVRTGGASLGSVLLYTAPAFVALLGWGLLRERLGGREALAVAGTLGGIALISLGGGQGVTVTGAALGWGLLSGLTYSLYYLYGKAFFGRYAPAALYAVALPVGALGLLPFVEFGAKTPAAWASLAGIAVLSTYFAYLAYSAGLKHLPATRASVIASLEPVVAAGLAAALFGERLSAVALVGAALVIGAALVLSVGGGKPTEAATATP, encoded by the coding sequence GTGAAGCTCTCCCCCGCCGGGCTGATCCTGACCGCCGCCGTGCTGTGGGGCCTGCTGGGAATTCTGGGAAAAGGCGCTCAGGGGGCGGGGGTGGGCGCACTGGAGGTCGCCTTCTGGCGGGCCGCGTTGGGGGGCGGCCTCTTCGCGCTGCACGCCGGGCTGACCCGCGCCGACTTGCCGCGTGGCCGGGATCTGGGGGCCACCGTCCTTTTCGGTCTCGTCGGGGTGAGCGTGTTCTACGGGGCGTACCAGCTGGCGGTGCGGACGGGTGGGGCCAGCCTCGGGTCGGTGCTGCTGTACACCGCGCCCGCCTTTGTCGCGCTGCTGGGCTGGGGCCTGCTGCGCGAGCGGCTGGGGGGGCGGGAGGCGCTGGCCGTCGCGGGCACGCTGGGGGGCATCGCCCTGATCAGCCTGGGCGGGGGCCAGGGCGTGACCGTGACCGGGGCCGCGCTGGGGTGGGGGCTGCTCTCGGGGCTGACCTACAGCCTGTATTACCTGTACGGCAAGGCCTTTTTCGGGCGCTACGCCCCGGCCGCCCTGTACGCCGTCGCCCTGCCGGTGGGAGCGCTAGGGCTGCTGCCCTTCGTGGAGTTCGGCGCCAAGACGCCCGCCGCGTGGGCCAGCCTCGCGGGAATCGCGGTGCTGAGCACCTATTTCGCCTACCTCGCCTACAGCGCGGGGTTGAAACACCTGCCCGCCACCCGCGCCAGCGTGATCGCCAGCCTGGAGCCCGTGGTGGCCGCTGGCCTCGCCGCCGCCCTGTTCGGGGAGAGGCTCTCGGCCGTCGCGCTGGTGGGCGCGGCGCTGGTGATCGGGGCCGCGCTGGTGCTGAGCGTGGGCGGGGGGAAGCCGACCGAGGCGGCGACCGCCACGCCGTAA
- a CDS encoding DUF4127 family protein, with protein MPRSLPLLALLLAAQAGAQTLLPLDSRPATHVLPALIAGLRGGDVRVPPAELLGTAARGADPAALTAWLEAQPAGAPLVVALDAIAYGGLVQSRTSPLTAAEALARLEPLRTWAARTGSPVYAFITLPREPDATDRERNLAVVQEVMRWAGEGAFRELHVTWDDALPGSPAPAEGAALAAQAPANVRVYPGADEVLSLLVARALAPAERTVRVEYSDPVKAQEVIRYEGIPLTQSVLNHAGASGFRVVEVGRADLTLYVYNGGDPRWAALRVSALLRGGPVAVADVAQVNLGNVRLWRDLATLRQHANLRSLAAWGTPGNNVGTALAHARLSLEGANPIRQDALLAREYANDVIYSAEVRAALRRAVPEAELNTPAAQVRLLEIAREYFPLRVGLTYTLEDAALPWGRSFEWDFRLEGK; from the coding sequence ATGCCCCGCTCCCTGCCCCTTCTCGCCTTGCTGCTCGCGGCCCAGGCGGGTGCCCAGACCCTCCTCCCGCTCGACTCGCGCCCAGCTACGCACGTGCTCCCTGCCCTGATTGCTGGACTGCGCGGCGGCGACGTGCGGGTGCCCCCTGCCGAACTGCTGGGCACGGCGGCGCGGGGAGCCGACCCCGCCGCTCTGACCGCGTGGCTGGAGGCGCAACCTGCCGGGGCGCCGCTGGTGGTGGCGCTGGACGCCATCGCCTACGGGGGCCTCGTGCAGTCGCGCACCAGCCCGCTGACGGCAGCGGAGGCGCTGGCCCGCTTGGAGCCGCTGCGGACGTGGGCGGCGCGAACCGGGAGTCCGGTCTACGCCTTCATCACCCTGCCGCGCGAGCCGGACGCCACCGACCGCGAGCGCAACCTCGCCGTGGTGCAGGAGGTGATGCGCTGGGCAGGGGAGGGGGCCTTTCGCGAACTGCACGTCACCTGGGACGACGCCCTGCCCGGCAGCCCCGCCCCGGCCGAAGGCGCGGCGCTGGCGGCCCAGGCTCCGGCCAACGTGCGCGTCTACCCAGGCGCCGACGAGGTGCTGAGCCTGCTGGTGGCCCGTGCCCTGGCCCCGGCCGAGCGGACCGTGCGGGTGGAGTACAGCGACCCGGTGAAGGCGCAGGAGGTCATCCGCTATGAGGGCATTCCGCTGACCCAGAGCGTGCTCAATCACGCGGGAGCAAGCGGTTTCCGGGTCGTGGAGGTGGGACGCGCCGACCTGACCCTCTACGTCTACAACGGCGGTGACCCCCGCTGGGCCGCCCTGCGGGTGAGTGCCCTGCTGCGCGGTGGGCCGGTCGCGGTGGCGGACGTGGCGCAGGTGAACTTGGGCAACGTGCGGCTGTGGCGCGACCTTGCCACGTTGCGGCAGCACGCGAACCTGCGCTCGCTGGCCGCCTGGGGCACACCCGGCAACAACGTCGGGACGGCGCTGGCCCACGCCCGCCTCAGCCTGGAGGGTGCCAACCCCATCCGGCAGGACGCGCTGCTGGCCCGCGAGTATGCCAACGACGTGATCTACAGCGCCGAGGTGCGGGCCGCCCTGAGAAGGGCCGTCCCGGAAGCCGAACTGAACACCCCCGCCGCGCAGGTACGGCTGCTGGAAATCGCCCGCGAGTATTTCCCGCTGCGGGTCGGCCTGACCTACACGCTGGAGGACGCCGCGCTGCCCTGGGGCCGCTCCTTCGAGTGGGACTTCCGCCTGGAGGGGAAGTAA
- a CDS encoding butyrate kinase produces the protein MIAHVVNPGTSSVKLACAAISPSDNPALPGQLRLSLERAEVPLAAGHTPQELMTAILDATAGWSTPDAVVGRGGWLGAVAAGTYRVTPSLAAYAAEPGRDGLGAALALRLGQARGVPAYVVDPQSVNELLPEARETGVPGVTREPRFHALNARVVARRAAHEVGLRLQDARVVVAHLGATTSVTAFDRGRAVDTTGSGAGGGPIGAQQAGPLPAPALLRLAEGHRPDEVLARLASGSGFLALTGSANLRDLEARAGEDPAVQAAASALVHQACKAVGEQCGALSARPDALALTGGVARWEALVDRIERRLSWIAPVIVVPGELELEALAEGVGRVLLGLETPREWTPPHAGAPA, from the coding sequence ATGATCGCGCACGTGGTCAACCCCGGAACCAGCAGCGTCAAGCTCGCGTGCGCGGCCATCTCGCCCAGCGACAACCCGGCCCTGCCGGGACAACTGCGCCTGAGCCTGGAGCGGGCCGAGGTGCCCTTGGCCGCCGGGCACACCCCCCAGGAGTTGATGACCGCCATTCTGGACGCCACGGCGGGCTGGTCCACCCCCGACGCGGTGGTGGGACGCGGCGGCTGGCTGGGGGCGGTGGCGGCGGGCACCTACCGGGTGACGCCCTCGCTGGCCGCCTACGCCGCCGAGCCGGGCCGCGACGGACTGGGGGCGGCGCTGGCGCTGCGGCTGGGGCAGGCGCGGGGGGTGCCTGCCTACGTGGTGGACCCCCAGAGTGTCAATGAGCTCCTCCCCGAGGCCCGCGAGACAGGCGTGCCCGGCGTGACCCGCGAGCCGCGTTTTCATGCCCTCAATGCCCGCGTGGTGGCCCGCCGCGCCGCCCATGAGGTCGGGCTGCGCCTGCAAGACGCGCGGGTGGTCGTCGCGCATCTGGGGGCCACGACGAGCGTGACTGCCTTTGACCGGGGCCGCGCGGTGGACACCACCGGGAGCGGGGCGGGCGGCGGGCCGATCGGGGCGCAGCAGGCCGGACCCCTCCCCGCCCCCGCGCTGCTGCGGCTGGCCGAGGGTCACCGCCCCGACGAGGTGCTGGCCCGGCTCGCGTCGGGCAGCGGCTTCCTGGCCCTGACGGGGAGCGCCAACCTGCGCGACCTCGAAGCCCGCGCGGGGGAGGACCCCGCTGTGCAGGCGGCGGCCTCGGCCCTCGTGCATCAGGCGTGCAAGGCGGTGGGCGAGCAGTGCGGGGCGCTCTCCGCCCGGCCCGACGCGCTGGCGCTGACGGGCGGGGTGGCCCGCTGGGAGGCCCTGGTGGACCGCATCGAGCGCCGGTTGAGCTGGATTGCCCCCGTGATCGTGGTGCCCGGCGAACTGGAACTCGAAGCCCTTGCGGAGGGCGTGGGCCGGGTGCTGCTGGGCCTGGAGACGCCGCGCGAATGGACCCCGCCCCACGCGGGGGCGCCCGCCTGA
- a CDS encoding ABC transporter permease has product MNGKDLWTLAWRGLTRRPVRTLLTALGITVAVASMVVFLSLGEGIRKVFTAELGGIGPDVQVSLSGFSQGFAPSPNLPEEVVGQIRGLSDELGITAVTPIVVTVRGSLDVTQSAVLYGVPAGGGMGNVFPNARVAQGRALTGADQAGQVAVIGSKTAENLNLGLGSTLNLNRRSQVEVVGVLAPESGLVDSLIFLPIETLQAAEGAEGRVSTVALKLEDPRQSRAVADAITERLDVEAQTQSDFVSFVDRALRISDAVRFGISLIALIVGGLAVANTVMMGVFERTREFGTLRAIGARPGFVRGLVLAESLLLSLAGGVGGLLLGLVGIWGVNLYTQDLAGIDAAALTPRLTLLALAISLLLGLLSGLLPARSASRLNITEALGRV; this is encoded by the coding sequence ATGAACGGCAAAGACTTATGGACCCTGGCGTGGCGCGGCCTGACCCGCCGCCCGGTGCGGACGCTGCTGACCGCGCTGGGGATCACCGTGGCGGTCGCCAGCATGGTGGTGTTCCTGTCGCTGGGGGAAGGCATCCGCAAGGTGTTCACCGCTGAACTGGGCGGCATCGGCCCCGACGTGCAGGTGAGCCTCAGCGGCTTCTCGCAGGGCTTCGCGCCCTCACCCAACCTGCCCGAGGAGGTGGTGGGGCAGATTCGCGGCCTCTCGGACGAACTGGGCATCACGGCGGTGACCCCGATCGTGGTGACGGTGCGCGGCAGCCTTGACGTGACCCAGAGCGCGGTGCTGTACGGGGTGCCTGCCGGGGGCGGTATGGGTAACGTGTTTCCGAACGCGCGGGTGGCCCAGGGCCGGGCGCTCACAGGGGCCGATCAGGCCGGGCAGGTGGCGGTCATCGGGTCCAAGACGGCCGAGAACCTGAACCTCGGGCTGGGCAGCACCCTGAACCTCAACCGCCGCAGCCAGGTAGAGGTGGTCGGGGTCCTCGCGCCCGAGTCGGGGCTGGTGGACTCGCTGATCTTCCTGCCCATCGAGACGCTTCAGGCGGCGGAGGGGGCCGAGGGCCGCGTTTCTACGGTGGCGCTGAAGCTGGAAGACCCCCGGCAGTCCCGCGCGGTGGCCGACGCCATCACCGAGCGGCTGGACGTGGAGGCGCAGACGCAGTCGGACTTCGTGTCCTTTGTGGACCGGGCGCTGCGCATCAGTGACGCCGTCAGATTCGGCATCAGCCTGATCGCGCTGATCGTGGGCGGGCTGGCGGTGGCGAACACGGTGATGATGGGCGTGTTCGAGCGCACCCGCGAGTTCGGCACGCTGCGGGCCATCGGGGCGCGGCCGGGCTTCGTGCGGGGACTGGTGCTGGCCGAGTCGCTGCTGCTCTCGCTGGCGGGCGGCGTGGGCGGGCTGCTGCTGGGACTGGTGGGCATCTGGGGCGTGAACCTCTATACCCAGGACCTCGCGGGAATCGACGCGGCGGCCCTGACGCCCCGGCTCACGCTGCTGGCCCTCGCCATCAGCCTGCTGCTGGGGCTGCTCTCGGGACTGCTTCCGGCCCGCAGTGCCAGCCGCCTGAACATCACCGAAGCGCTGGGGAGGGTCTGA
- the rapZ gene encoding RNase adapter RapZ, giving the protein MFVIVSGLSGSGKSTALRTLEDAGFYVTDNLPPELWGSMHDLATARGLERVAVSTDARTRDFLSALEDSYVRLSRRREDLRVLFLEATSEVLLRRYNLSRREHPLGENLMLDFQRERDLLAPLRAIADTVIDTTTLTPAQLSERVLRACRLEQDFALRLLSFGFKHTPPRDADLVVDVRSLPNPHYVPELRPRTGLEADVAGYVFQDGESERFYEEVRDFVRASAERARAARRHGYTVAVGCTGGQHRSVAVAARLAADLADLGAQVADHRDMRVGGEA; this is encoded by the coding sequence ATGTTCGTGATCGTCTCCGGCCTGTCGGGAAGTGGCAAAAGCACGGCGCTGCGGACGCTGGAGGACGCAGGCTTCTACGTCACCGACAACCTCCCGCCCGAGTTGTGGGGATCCATGCACGACCTGGCCACGGCGCGGGGGCTGGAGCGGGTGGCGGTGAGCACGGACGCGCGGACCCGCGACTTCCTGAGTGCGCTGGAAGACAGCTACGTGCGGCTCTCGCGGCGGCGCGAGGACCTGCGGGTGCTGTTTCTGGAGGCAACTTCGGAGGTCTTGCTGCGGCGCTACAACCTCTCGCGCCGGGAACACCCGCTCGGCGAGAACCTGATGCTGGACTTTCAGCGCGAACGCGATCTGCTCGCGCCCCTGCGGGCCATCGCAGATACGGTGATCGACACGACCACCCTTACCCCGGCGCAGCTCTCGGAGCGGGTGCTGCGGGCCTGCCGTCTGGAACAGGACTTTGCCCTGCGGCTCCTGAGCTTCGGATTCAAGCACACGCCCCCGCGCGACGCCGACCTGGTGGTGGATGTGCGCTCGCTGCCCAATCCCCACTATGTCCCCGAACTGCGGCCCCGCACTGGGCTGGAGGCGGACGTGGCCGGGTACGTCTTTCAGGACGGGGAATCCGAGCGCTTTTACGAGGAGGTGCGCGACTTCGTGCGGGCGAGTGCCGAGCGGGCACGGGCGGCACGGCGGCACGGGTACACGGTGGCGGTCGGCTGCACCGGGGGGCAGCACCGCTCGGTGGCGGTGGCGGCGCGGTTGGCAGCAGACCTCGCGGACCTGGGCGCCCAGGTGGCCGACCACCGCGACATGCGGGTGGGTGGGGAGGCTTGA
- a CDS encoding ABC transporter ATP-binding protein, with the protein MSTLHVETLSRVYPSGEGQVTALAPFTHTFAPGITAVVGPSGSGKSTLLNLLAGFDTPTTGRVVVNGTDLHALPEAGRADFRLAHYGFVFQNHNLVSILTALENVEFPLTLAGVPPRERRDRARALLDRVGLGARASHLPSQLSGGEAQRVALARALANDPEVLLADEPTGNLDTRTGERVLELLTAPAREGRTVVLITHDRDVAALADHTLRVRDGTVTAEQEGVRV; encoded by the coding sequence ATGAGCACCCTGCACGTCGAAACCCTCTCGCGGGTCTACCCCAGCGGCGAGGGTCAGGTGACCGCCCTCGCCCCCTTCACCCATACTTTCGCGCCCGGCATCACGGCGGTGGTGGGGCCGTCGGGCAGCGGCAAGTCCACGCTGCTGAACCTGCTGGCGGGCTTCGACACGCCGACCACCGGGCGGGTGGTCGTGAACGGCACCGACCTGCACGCGCTGCCGGAGGCGGGCCGGGCCGACTTCCGGCTGGCGCACTACGGCTTCGTGTTCCAGAACCACAACCTCGTGTCCATCCTGACGGCGCTGGAAAACGTCGAGTTTCCCCTGACGCTCGCGGGCGTGCCCCCCCGCGAGCGGCGCGACCGGGCGCGGGCGTTGCTCGACCGGGTGGGGCTGGGGGCCAGGGCCTCGCACCTGCCCTCGCAGCTTTCAGGCGGGGAGGCGCAGCGGGTCGCCCTTGCCCGCGCCCTGGCAAACGACCCCGAAGTGCTGCTGGCCGACGAGCCGACCGGGAACCTCGACACGCGCACCGGCGAGCGGGTGCTGGAATTGCTCACCGCTCCCGCCCGCGAGGGCCGCACGGTGGTCCTGATCACCCACGACCGCGACGTGGCCGCGCTCGCCGACCACACGCTGCGGGTCCGCGACGGGACAGTGACGGCGGAGCAAGAAGGCGTGAGGGTGTAA
- a CDS encoding gluconeogenesis factor YvcK family protein, which yields MWLAPGLGVKRWLVLFVICTLIGAVGFLHFTWTGPLHFVATRWILWLNALTSPEVMPLYVGGMTVMALALAGALLSIMMLSRSMLRSTGTAPDQALDVIYSTRTLARGPRIVAVGGGTGLSNLLSGLKAHTSNITAVVTVSDDGGSSGRLREALDMIAPGDLTDCYAALSDSPVLARLLLHRFDRGEGLAGHTFGNLLLATLSEEQGGLQDAMRDVHEVLRVRGQVFPATTTPSTLVARLSDGREVRGESGLAAQVGEARVEAVRLDPPDLPALPAVLDAIRQAELIVLGPGSLFTSILPALLVPDVARAIRESAAPVVYVASLMTEPGETTGLGLGDHVGAVTGHLRRTPDWVLVNSTPVPPAVRARYAGEGAEVLDPGAVGSDLRGRLRHAPLLHPGEQARHDPDALAEALVALTPRRVTL from the coding sequence ATGTGGCTGGCGCCGGGGCTGGGGGTCAAGCGCTGGCTGGTGCTGTTCGTGATCTGCACGCTGATCGGGGCGGTGGGGTTCTTGCACTTCACCTGGACCGGGCCGCTGCACTTCGTGGCAACGCGCTGGATTCTGTGGCTCAACGCGCTGACCTCGCCGGAGGTGATGCCCCTGTACGTGGGCGGCATGACCGTGATGGCGCTGGCGCTGGCCGGGGCGCTGCTGAGCATCATGATGCTGAGCCGCTCCATGCTGCGCTCCACGGGCACCGCGCCCGATCAGGCGCTGGACGTGATCTACTCCACCCGCACCCTGGCCCGTGGCCCGCGCATCGTGGCGGTGGGGGGTGGGACGGGGCTGTCCAACCTGCTCAGCGGCCTCAAGGCGCACACCAGCAACATCACGGCGGTCGTGACCGTCTCGGACGACGGGGGGTCGAGCGGGCGGCTGCGCGAGGCGCTGGACATGATCGCGCCGGGCGACCTGACCGACTGCTACGCGGCGCTCTCGGATAGCCCGGTGCTCGCGCGGCTGCTGCTGCACCGCTTCGACCGGGGCGAGGGACTGGCGGGGCACACCTTCGGCAACCTGCTGCTCGCCACGCTCTCGGAGGAACAGGGGGGCCTCCAGGACGCCATGCGCGATGTCCACGAGGTACTGCGGGTGCGCGGGCAGGTCTTTCCGGCCACGACCACGCCCAGCACGCTGGTGGCGCGGCTCTCGGACGGGCGCGAGGTCCGGGGCGAGAGCGGGCTGGCCGCGCAGGTGGGCGAGGCGCGGGTGGAGGCGGTGCGCCTCGATCCCCCGGACCTCCCCGCGCTGCCCGCCGTGCTGGACGCGATTCGTCAGGCCGAGCTGATCGTGCTGGGGCCGGGGAGCCTCTTTACCTCCATCCTGCCCGCGCTGCTGGTGCCGGACGTGGCGCGGGCGATTCGCGAGTCGGCGGCCCCGGTCGTGTACGTCGCCAGCCTGATGACCGAACCCGGCGAGACGACGGGGCTGGGTCTGGGGGACCACGTGGGCGCGGTCACGGGGCACCTGCGGCGCACGCCCGACTGGGTCCTGGTGAACAGCACGCCGGTTCCGCCTGCCGTCCGTGCCCGCTACGCCGGGGAGGGAGCCGAGGTGCTGGACCCCGGCGCGGTGGGGAGCGACCTGCGCGGGCGGCTGCGCCACGCGCCCCTGCTGCATCCCGGCGAGCAGGCCCGGCACGACCCCGACGCGCTGGCCGAGGCGCTGGTGGCCCTGACGCCGAGACGGGTGACGCTCTGA
- a CDS encoding glucodextranase DOMON-like domain-containing protein — MLTLLTATLLTGTLLSVPDPAGDARGDGGYVLPRRPAMSEAAFDLRSFQAGPAGDGMRFTVGLERLDNPWQAPSGFSANVTDIFVGGSVGGERELADLRLNTGGPGWTYHLRVTGFGSQLTRVAEAGDEPTPLEDPRVRVEGNRLVIDAAVPPGQYAYWVTSSVYSPLTPAGVLRPVTAPGLAVLQAGRAGAPVPVDVLAPAGDVTPFTRGTLAPVGRARDNRALTLAGLGGLGLLAVVVATVRSRRPPA; from the coding sequence GTGCTCACGCTGCTGACGGCCACCCTGCTCACGGGGACGCTGCTTTCCGTTCCCGATCCGGCCGGGGACGCGCGGGGGGACGGCGGCTACGTGCTGCCCCGGCGCCCCGCCATGTCCGAGGCGGCCTTTGACCTGCGCTCCTTCCAGGCCGGGCCTGCGGGAGACGGGATGCGCTTCACGGTGGGGCTGGAGCGGCTGGACAATCCCTGGCAGGCGCCCTCCGGCTTCTCCGCGAACGTGACCGACATCTTCGTGGGCGGGAGCGTGGGGGGCGAGCGAGAACTGGCCGACCTGCGGCTGAATACCGGGGGGCCAGGCTGGACCTACCACCTGCGGGTGACCGGCTTCGGGAGCCAACTCACGCGGGTGGCGGAAGCTGGTGACGAGCCGACGCCTCTGGAGGATCCCCGCGTGCGGGTGGAGGGCAACCGGCTGGTCATAGATGCGGCCGTGCCGCCGGGTCAGTACGCCTACTGGGTCACCTCCAGCGTGTACTCGCCCCTGACCCCGGCCGGGGTGCTGCGCCCGGTCACCGCTCCGGGTCTGGCCGTGCTGCAAGCGGGCCGCGCGGGGGCTCCCGTTCCGGTGGACGTGCTGGCCCCGGCAGGAGACGTGACGCCCTTCACGCGGGGCACCCTGGCCCCGGTGGGCCGCGCCCGCGACAACCGTGCCCTGACGCTGGCGGGGCTGGGCGGGCTGGGCCTCCTGGCGGTGGTGGTGGCGACCGTGCGCTCGCGGCGGCCCCCGGCGTGA